A stretch of Oryza brachyantha chromosome 4, ObraRS2, whole genome shotgun sequence DNA encodes these proteins:
- the LOC102715108 gene encoding plectin-like isoform X1: MSWDSPCRSGSFEAGLRAAAAPAVSSKPSPRLRRSRSTAAAAARTTPSPENRRGVDGAMRQRVSEMEEELRKEREEKARAARELAEVRRDCEKDAAEKVQLLQREVEKAKESERKMLESLIYQTKQLEQTKISLEEAKLEIATLRDANTSLEAAASRRGGVAEQRSVKDLVFGGSDVDEVRALRCELRTAMQGEEKSRKALDDLSVALSDVTMEAKQVKMWLSEAQAELEAANAEAERLRLELSAAEARLRAVSDEHDRCRLEAEESAAAWGDKERVLLECVRASEEEVNRARQENTKLVESQRVIRDENARLRDILKQAVAEANVVKESLELARGENARLNDVVAEKDGALQSLRQEYECIKVSEAAAQGSLKELNSLLAATTTTACSTPASAKTASVADYGFDQHLPSVRLVASAKGTPEAASHRWMAEKSRTPSSRRYSIGEPAKFKGSFSQSARMGSLNHKDQVFASLSNIADLKSAAEAAMSDFDDEFDHIDQSHYDGMDQSMKNKKKRPILRKFGDLFRRKSFYKSNLAPVHT; encoded by the exons ATGAGCTGGGATTCGCCGTGCAGATCCGGGTCCTTCGAGGCCGGGCTCAGGGCCGCCGCGGCTCCTGCCGTTTCTTCCAAGCCTTCCCCTCGTCTCCGCCGCagccgctccaccgccgccgccgccgccaggacGACGCCGTCACCGGAG AACCGtcgcggcgtcgacggcgcgaTGCGACAGAGGGTGTcggagatggaggaggagctgaggaaggagagggaggagaaggcgcgtgcggcgcgggagctggcgGAGGTGAGGAGGGACTGCGAGAAGGACGCGGCGGAGAAGGTGCAACTCCTTCAGCGGGAGGTGGAGAAGGCCAAGGAGTCCGAGCGCAAGATGCTCGAGTCGCTGATATACCAGACGAAGCAGCTGGAGCAGACGAAGATCTCTCTCGAGGAGGCCAAGCTGGAGATCGCCACTCTGCGGGACGCCAACACGAGcctcgaggcggcggcgagccggaggGGAGGGGTTGCGGAGCAGAGGAGCGTCAAGGACCTCGTGTTCGGCGGCTCGGACGTCGACGAGGTCAGGGCCCTGCGCTGCGAGCTCCGGACGGCGATGCAGGGGGAGGAGAAGAGCAGGAAGGCGCTCGACGACCTCTCCGTCGCGCTCTCCGACGTGACGATGGAGGCGAAGCAGGTCAAGATGTGGCTCTCCGAGGCGCAGGCCGAGCTGGAGGCCGCCAATGCCGAGGCCGAGCGGCTGCGCCTGGAGCTGTCCGCCGCCGAGGCGAGGCTGCGCGCCGTGTCCGacgagcacgaccggtgcaggCTCGAGGCCGAGGAGTCGGCCGCCGCGTGGGGCGACAAGGAGCGCGTGCTCCTCGAGTGCGTCCGcgcgtcggaggaggaggtgaacCGCGCCCGGCAGGAAAACACCAAGCTCGTCGAGTCGCAGCGCGTGATCCGCGACGAGAACGCCCGCCTGCGCGATATCCTGAAGCAGGCCGTCGCCGAGGCCAACGTCGTCAAGGAGTCGCTGGAGCTCGCCAGGGGCGAGAACGCCCGGCTCaacgacgtcgtcgccgagaaGGACGGCGCGCTGCAGAGCCTCCGCCAGGAGTACGAGTGCATCAAGGTCAGCGAGGCCGCCGCGCAGGGGAGCCTCAAGGAGCTCAACAGCCTGCTCGCCGCGACCACGACCACCGCGTGCAGCACCCCTGCGTCGGCGAAGACCGCCTCCGTGGCGGACTACGGCTTCGACCAGCACCTGCCAAGTGTTCGTCTCGTCGCCAGCGCCAAGGGAACACCGGAGGCCGCATCACACCGGTGGATGGCGGAGAAGTCAAGGACGCCGAGCAGCCGGCGATACTCGATCGGCGAGCCGGCCAAGTTCAAGGGCAGCTTCTCGCAGTCGGCGAGGATGGGCAGCCTGAACCACAAGGACCAGGTGTTCGCGTCGCTGAGCAACATCGCTGATCTCAAGTCCGCGGCCGAAGCCGCCATGAGCGACTTCGACGACGAATTCGATCACATTGATCAGAGCCACTACGACGGCATGGATCAGTCCatgaagaacaagaagaagaggcCGATTCTTCGCAAGTTCGGGGATTTGTTCAGGAGGAAAAGCTTCTACAAGTCGAATTTAGCTCCAGTacacacttaa
- the LOC102715108 gene encoding plectin-like isoform X2: MPSTTMPRSGSFEAGLRAAAAPAVSSKPSPRLRRSRSTAAAAARTTPSPENRRGVDGAMRQRVSEMEEELRKEREEKARAARELAEVRRDCEKDAAEKVQLLQREVEKAKESERKMLESLIYQTKQLEQTKISLEEAKLEIATLRDANTSLEAAASRRGGVAEQRSVKDLVFGGSDVDEVRALRCELRTAMQGEEKSRKALDDLSVALSDVTMEAKQVKMWLSEAQAELEAANAEAERLRLELSAAEARLRAVSDEHDRCRLEAEESAAAWGDKERVLLECVRASEEEVNRARQENTKLVESQRVIRDENARLRDILKQAVAEANVVKESLELARGENARLNDVVAEKDGALQSLRQEYECIKVSEAAAQGSLKELNSLLAATTTTACSTPASAKTASVADYGFDQHLPSVRLVASAKGTPEAASHRWMAEKSRTPSSRRYSIGEPAKFKGSFSQSARMGSLNHKDQVFASLSNIADLKSAAEAAMSDFDDEFDHIDQSHYDGMDQSMKNKKKRPILRKFGDLFRRKSFYKSNLAPVHT, encoded by the exons ATGCCCTCCACCACCATGCCGAG ATCCGGGTCCTTCGAGGCCGGGCTCAGGGCCGCCGCGGCTCCTGCCGTTTCTTCCAAGCCTTCCCCTCGTCTCCGCCGCagccgctccaccgccgccgccgccgccaggacGACGCCGTCACCGGAG AACCGtcgcggcgtcgacggcgcgaTGCGACAGAGGGTGTcggagatggaggaggagctgaggaaggagagggaggagaaggcgcgtgcggcgcgggagctggcgGAGGTGAGGAGGGACTGCGAGAAGGACGCGGCGGAGAAGGTGCAACTCCTTCAGCGGGAGGTGGAGAAGGCCAAGGAGTCCGAGCGCAAGATGCTCGAGTCGCTGATATACCAGACGAAGCAGCTGGAGCAGACGAAGATCTCTCTCGAGGAGGCCAAGCTGGAGATCGCCACTCTGCGGGACGCCAACACGAGcctcgaggcggcggcgagccggaggGGAGGGGTTGCGGAGCAGAGGAGCGTCAAGGACCTCGTGTTCGGCGGCTCGGACGTCGACGAGGTCAGGGCCCTGCGCTGCGAGCTCCGGACGGCGATGCAGGGGGAGGAGAAGAGCAGGAAGGCGCTCGACGACCTCTCCGTCGCGCTCTCCGACGTGACGATGGAGGCGAAGCAGGTCAAGATGTGGCTCTCCGAGGCGCAGGCCGAGCTGGAGGCCGCCAATGCCGAGGCCGAGCGGCTGCGCCTGGAGCTGTCCGCCGCCGAGGCGAGGCTGCGCGCCGTGTCCGacgagcacgaccggtgcaggCTCGAGGCCGAGGAGTCGGCCGCCGCGTGGGGCGACAAGGAGCGCGTGCTCCTCGAGTGCGTCCGcgcgtcggaggaggaggtgaacCGCGCCCGGCAGGAAAACACCAAGCTCGTCGAGTCGCAGCGCGTGATCCGCGACGAGAACGCCCGCCTGCGCGATATCCTGAAGCAGGCCGTCGCCGAGGCCAACGTCGTCAAGGAGTCGCTGGAGCTCGCCAGGGGCGAGAACGCCCGGCTCaacgacgtcgtcgccgagaaGGACGGCGCGCTGCAGAGCCTCCGCCAGGAGTACGAGTGCATCAAGGTCAGCGAGGCCGCCGCGCAGGGGAGCCTCAAGGAGCTCAACAGCCTGCTCGCCGCGACCACGACCACCGCGTGCAGCACCCCTGCGTCGGCGAAGACCGCCTCCGTGGCGGACTACGGCTTCGACCAGCACCTGCCAAGTGTTCGTCTCGTCGCCAGCGCCAAGGGAACACCGGAGGCCGCATCACACCGGTGGATGGCGGAGAAGTCAAGGACGCCGAGCAGCCGGCGATACTCGATCGGCGAGCCGGCCAAGTTCAAGGGCAGCTTCTCGCAGTCGGCGAGGATGGGCAGCCTGAACCACAAGGACCAGGTGTTCGCGTCGCTGAGCAACATCGCTGATCTCAAGTCCGCGGCCGAAGCCGCCATGAGCGACTTCGACGACGAATTCGATCACATTGATCAGAGCCACTACGACGGCATGGATCAGTCCatgaagaacaagaagaagaggcCGATTCTTCGCAAGTTCGGGGATTTGTTCAGGAGGAAAAGCTTCTACAAGTCGAATTTAGCTCCAGTacacacttaa